The following nucleotide sequence is from Chondrinema litorale.
AGCTAAATTTAGATGGTGAAAAACTTTTCTTAAAAAATGATCAGCTATTGGCGAGTAGTTTTCAAAACTTTATAAAAAAAGCCAAAGATCTTGCTGCTTCTATGTCTAATTTAACTTTTGAAGGAGGTGTAAGTCATCTAGAGGAAGCACTTGAAGTACACCAGAAAAACCTTCAGCTTATGAATGTTTATATTGAAAAACACTCAGGGGTTATTTCTAATAAAAGGAAGAAAAAGGAAGACTGATTATTTCTAAGTATAAGAAAGATTCAGACTGTTCATATAATATGCGATTATTTAGTTTAATTATGTTTTAAGCGGAATTAATCGCATTTTTTACAAAAAAAAAGAAATTTTTTGATTTAAATAATAGGGTTACCCATCTAAGTCGCAGTACAAATAATTTGACTATAGGATTTAGGTTTAGCTTCTACCATTCTTTCAAGTAATTTATCCAGAATGGTTTCTCTAAAATTCCTTCGGTTAAATCTAAAGAAATATTCGTTTAGGTAATCATTCAACAACCTTTTATCGCAATAGGAATGTGTGCCTCTCAACCAATTTTTCAAATTCCTAATTTGCAGGTGTAACATGGTGAAGTTTTCACCCTTGTTTGATAACTGTGAGCGCATGTTTTTGTATAACTTTTTGATAGGTTTATATCCACTCCAACCATCTGTAACTACTGCTGCTTTTTTGTTTATATGATCTTTGAATATAGGATCTAAGCTCTCAGCACTATAGTCTTTTATGATTTGAGCGTACCCCCTGCCTGCATTGCCTTCTCTATATTCAATGGCAATCACTACTCTTACTTTTTTGTCTGAATGGCTGCGACCTTGTTCTCCTTCTTGGGGAGTACCTATTTCAAACTCATCTACATGCACCTGATCCACTAAGGGAAATTTTTTGCTACTGCTCATAGCCTGTTGCACCTTACGCCTAAATAACCATGCTGTTGTTTGCCTCACTCCAAAACGTTGGGCTAATTCAATACTATTAGCGCCTTTTTTATTGGTAACAATCTCATAAACCATGGCAAAGGCTATGTCTATACCAAATTTCAACTTATGAAATAGGGTATGAGCTGTGGCAGATTCATCATAACCACAAGCTGTGCATCGTTTACTAAAATCTTGTTTACCTTTACAAAAAGTAATATGCCTACATTTTCGACAATGATAACCATCACTCCATTTCTGATCATGTAAATACGCTAAACACTGTTCTTTTGTCCCAAACCTGTTTTTAAATGCTTTTTCTGTTAATCCTTTATCTATTTTCATCTTATATATGCTTATTTTAAGCTAAGATAATCCTGTAGATCGTATGGGTTTTACACCTTGAGATTTAAATGGGTAACCCTATTAAATAATAGCCCTAAAAGCCTAATTTTATAAAAGCTGATTTAATAAAGCTTTAATTTATAAATCTGTACTAAATTTAAATTCCTGCTTATTACCCAAGACAAGTTTTTTATTCATCCAACGGTTTCTTTTTTCGATAGGTAAGGCCATTTTCTGTGATTTATATGTTAAACTATTCAGTTTTAAGATCAGTTGAGCAGTATCAGATTCTATAAACACTTCCGGATGTATAAGTGAATTATCGGCTAAAACCATTGTTATTTTGGCTCTATGTATAATTACTTGCTCCTCCATAACAGATGCAGTAAAACTTGTTGTCTTTTTTGAATCATCCTTTATGGATTGTGGTTTAGGTGAAAACCTTCTAATATACTTTTTGGGGGTTTGATTTTTGTCTTGCGCAGTTGTTTTTGTTTCAATATTGATTTCTTGATCTTCTTTAACTTGCTTTAAAATAGCTGTCTCTTCTACATTATTACTTTGTTTATGGTTTAAATCCAGTTCTTCTGGAGGTAGAATAATTTCTTTTTCAACAGTTTTTTGAGACTTGATAATAGTCAATTGAGGTTGAACTTTATTTACTATTGACGATGGTAAAATCAAACGTATTGTTAAAAGTAGCATGAAGATGAACGTAAAGAATAGTGTTGCCTTTTTCCAATTATGCATACTTTAAGTTTATTTATTTACTAATAATTTAGTACTATTAAACTAAGCAATTTTTAACTTAAAGCCATGAAACCTCCTTATAAAATTAGTTGGTTACTAACATGTATAAGTATGTTGGTATTGATATTTTGGAGCCTGCAAACTAATTATACATCTAACTTATTTGAAAATTTATTAGCATACTTTACTGGCAAATCATATCACATGTTGGCATTTGTTTTAACTGTATTACCTATTTACGCCTTTGGCGTATCTGTGATTATCACATACTATAAATTTCAATCAGAAAAAACAGTAGAGGGAGCAAGTAAAGATAGTGTTGAAAATACAGAGTTTAAGGAGCCAAATAAAATAAGTTCTTATGAGGAAAAAGCACTGATAAGATTGAATGAATTAATAGAAGCTAAATTTTATAAACAGTCAGATTTAAAAGCAGAAGAATTAGCATCAAAACTAAAAGTACATCGCCATCATTTGAATGATATTATGAAACTTGCAGGATACAAAAACTTTACAGACATGCTGAACTTTTTACGCATACAAGAGTCTTGTAATTTGCTGGATACAGATGATTTGGTCACCATCAAAATGGTGAGTTATGAGGTAGGATATAATACAGTCAAACATTTTATTTCGCAGTTTCAAAAATATAAGGGCTCTACTCCCTCAGTATATAAGAATAAGAGATAATCTTGCTTTTTTCGATAAAAATTGAATGTTTACCTTTTTTAGAAATCATTAACCTATTTGCAAAAAATGCTTACCTATTCAAATAGGTAAGCATTTTGGTATCTATAGATACTATGTTTGAAAGGAACATAATTAAAATGTACGATGCTATTTTCCCTTATCATTTCAGCAGTTTGGGTATTAGGTTGTCTCATATTTTTCTATTTGCAAGACAATTCAGATAAATTAATTGCGAGTACTCAAGAAGAATCTTATTCAGAGGTTGAGCCTAATGTGCATACTATGGAGTCAACAGAAGCCAATTTCTTATCTGCTGATAATTCAAGCAAAGAGCCCACACAAATTTCTGATGCAGTACATCGTAAGGGAGCTAATGAAGGTGTACAAAACCCCAAAAACCCAGCATTAATTAAGCAGAAAAATAAATCAATATTTATTGATTTTAATAGTCCAGAT
It contains:
- a CDS encoding IS1595 family transposase; this translates as MKIDKGLTEKAFKNRFGTKEQCLAYLHDQKWSDGYHCRKCRHITFCKGKQDFSKRCTACGYDESATAHTLFHKLKFGIDIAFAMVYEIVTNKKGANSIELAQRFGVRQTTAWLFRRKVQQAMSSSKKFPLVDQVHVDEFEIGTPQEGEQGRSHSDKKVRVVIAIEYREGNAGRGYAQIIKDYSAESLDPIFKDHINKKAAVVTDGWSGYKPIKKLYKNMRSQLSNKGENFTMLHLQIRNLKNWLRGTHSYCDKRLLNDYLNEYFFRFNRRNFRETILDKLLERMVEAKPKSYSQIICTAT
- a CDS encoding helix-turn-helix domain-containing protein, whose amino-acid sequence is MKPPYKISWLLTCISMLVLIFWSLQTNYTSNLFENLLAYFTGKSYHMLAFVLTVLPIYAFGVSVIITYYKFQSEKTVEGASKDSVENTEFKEPNKISSYEEKALIRLNELIEAKFYKQSDLKAEELASKLKVHRHHLNDIMKLAGYKNFTDMLNFLRIQESCNLLDTDDLVTIKMVSYEVGYNTVKHFISQFQKYKGSTPSVYKNKR